TTTGCAAAGCGTCTTCGACATGGGATTTATTATAGGTTTGGGTTCTTTGCTGTATTTTCCTTTTTTATTTATTTTTCCTATTGTTTGGTATAGTTTGCTGGTATTTAAGGCATTTTCATGGCGCGAATGGTTTACAGGTTTAATTGGGCTTATTATTCCATATATATTACTTGGTACCTGGTATTTTTGGAATGACGACTTTAACGACTTTTACCACCTTTGGCTACCATTTAAATTTGTATTACCTCAAGAGCTTGCAATAGAAAAAAGCGATTATTTTGCTTTAGTGCCAATTGTAATTGTGCTATTGTTGTCACTGAATCAGGTAAGAGTGATGTTTTTTAAAAATGTGGTGCAGGTACGTAAATCATTGCAGTGTCTGAGCTTTTTGATGGTGCTTATTGTTGCATCCTATTTTCTTATTCCTGACAGAAGCATCAACCACCTTTTGTTGGCAGCGGCCCCAGCTGCAACTTTCATGACCTTCTATTTTATTTCGGCCAAAGTACGTTGGTTTTATGAATGGGTATTTGCTTTGTTAATCATCTCTATTTTCTATTTTCAATTATTTTAAGGGATTTAAGTGCAGGATGAATAATACTTCAGCATAAACTCTTATAAAACAATTAAAAACGAATTGAACTGGTGAACTACAATAAGATTTGCTAACTTTGCGCTTTGAAAATAAATACAAGATGAAATTTGGAGTTGTAGTTTTCCCGGGTTCCAATTGTGATCAGGATGCCATTAATCTATTAGGTAATGTATTAGGTCAGGAAGTTGTTACCCTCTGGCATAAAGATCATGATTTACAAGGATGCGACTTTATAGTGCTTCCTGGTGGTTTTTCATACGGCGATTATTTACGTTCTGGTGCTATTGCCCGCTTTTCGCCAATTATGAAAGAAATCATTGAGTTTGCTAATAAAGGCGGCTATTTGATGGGTATTTGCAATGGTTTTCAAATATTAGTTGAGGCCAACCTACTTCCTGGAGTTTTGTTACATAACGATAATCGCAAATTCATCGGTAGAAACGTTTATTTAAAAGCTCAAACACAAAATTCATTAATTACTTCACAAGTTGAGCTTGATAAAGCATTGAAAATTCCTATTGCCCATGGTGAAGGAAAGTACTATGCTGATTCAGAGACCTTGAAGATGATAAATGATAATGATCAAGTATTGTTCCGTTATTGTGATGAAAATGGCTTGATCACTCCAGAGGCAAATCCTAATGGAGCAATGGAAAATATTGCGGGGGTTTGTAATAAAAATCGTAATGTATTTGGAATGATGCCGCACCCTGAGCGTGCTGCTGACCCAATCTTGTCAAACCAAGATGGCTTGTCATTGTTCGAATCAATTTTACAGACAGTATAATCCGAAAAAATATCTTCGATAAAAGCAGAAAGTGAATTAACTTCGGTTGTTTTACTTTCTGCTTTTTTATTTCTTTTTGCACTATTCATGAATCTGATAATTGATATCGGAAATTTTAGGACTAAGATTGCTGCATTTGAAGACGATAAGCTGATTGAGCTTCTGGCGATAGAAGATGCTCCAATTGACAGTATTCAGCAGTTCATTGAAAAATATAAACCGGAATACTCAATTCTTTCATCGGTAGTTATTAATGATGAAGGAATTGTTCGTTTATTAAACCAAAGCACCAGTTTTACTCAATTAAGTGCTCAAACCCCTGTTCCTATAAAAAATAAATATGATACTCCTACAACTTTAGGTACTGACAGACTATCGGCTGTTTGTGGAGCAAAATGTTTATATGAAAATAGTAATGTGCTGGTAATCAATGGGGGGACTTGCGTTACTTATGAATTGCTGACTGCTAAGAATGAGTACCTGGGAGGAGGAATCTCTCCGGGGCTTAATATGCGTTTTTCAGCATTGAATACTTTTACCGATAAACTTCCGTTAATTAGTTTCGATAATGAGTTCGACAATTTGATCGGTACATCAACCCAAAGCTCTATACTTACAGGTGTTCAAAATGGATTGATTGCCGAACTGGAGGGCATTATTTCAAGATACGAAAAGCAATTTGAGGACCTTGCGGTGGTGCTTTGTGGCGGCGATTCAAAATTTTTTGACAGTCGTTTGAAAAATAGCATCTTTGCGCCCAAGGTAAATTGGCAGCCTAACTTGGTGTTGTACGGGTTAAATGCCATATTAAAATATCAGTATGCGTAAATTTACAAAGTTACTTACCTTAATTTCACTCACATTTATCAGTGCAAATGTTTTTGCACAGGCAACAACAAGTTCTCCTTATTCGGCTTATGGAGTTGGATCGTTGGTTCCACAAACATTTGCTTTGTCAAAAGGAATGGGAAACATAGCTGCAGGTTTACGTACTCCTGATAATATTAATCTCTCCAATCCTGCTTCTTATTCGGCATTGGTAATGACAAATATCGATTTAGGTATGCATGGTGGAATTAATCAGCTAAGCACATCGTCTCTTAAACAAAATAATTACGACTATACATTAGATCATTTTGCGATAGGCTTTCCGATTTCTCGCAAAATGGGAGGTTCTATTGGGATAATTCCTTTTTCTACCTCTGGGTATAAAGTGGGTAGTGACACTACTTTTAAGAATGTTGATACCGTAATCGGTAAAAATGCATTAAGTGGTGACGGCGGATACTCACAAGTATATATGGGCGGAGCTTTACAGATTGTAAAAAACCTTTCCTTAGGCATTAACGTGGGTTATATGTTCGGAACTATTAAACGTAGCGTTTCTACCGAACTTAATGACGCATATAGCTACAATAGCAGAACTATATTAAGTACGAGTGCAAGTGGATTTTTAGTGAAATATGGCTTACAATACACGCTAGTGCAGAGTGCTGAAAAGCGTTGGACTATTGGTTACTCTGGATCTTTTAAAACCAAGGTGAATACCAAACAAGATTATGTTTTTGATCGCTATTTAACTTCATCAGACGGAAATGCGAGTTCTGTTGACACGATTGCATCTTCTCAAGGTATAAAAGGCGATTTCATTTTACCGACAACACATAGCCTTGGATTTACTTTCAATAAAGGGTATAAACTGCTTGCTGGGGCTGATTTTGATTACCAACAGTGGACTCAATATGCTGTGAATGGTCAAAATCGTAATTTTAAGAATATGTACGGGGTGCGTTTAGGTGCTCAGTACACACCTGATGTTTATTCGGTTTCTAGTTATATGAAACGAGTTGATTATCGTTTCGGGTTTAATTACTATAAATCTTATCTTAACTTAAGAGGACAAGATATTAATGAGATGAACCTTACTTTAGGTATGGGTTTCCCATTATCTCAACAACATTTTGGAGGTTTGTTGTACACGGCTTCAAAACTGAATATGGGCATTCAGTTAGGAACTCGTGGTACCACTACCAATGGATTGGTTAAAGAAAAATACGCTAATTTGTATTTAGGCTTTACGCTGAATGACAGATGGTTTATAAAGCGTAAATTCGACTAATTTAACTGGATACTTCATTGAAAAGAGCGAGGCTGATAGTAATGATTGGTGCCGGAATGGCATTTACTGCTTGCGAGAATGATCTTGCCAAAGTAAATGCTATTTCTGCAAAGATTACGGAAAAATCAGTCGAGACCAGCAAGGGTGTGGAGATGATTTACTCAGACTCGGCCAAGGTGAAGGCACGACTTACTACTCCTTTGCTTTTACAATACAAAACAGAAAAACCATACGACGAAATGCCCAAAGGGTTGAAAGTAGAATTCTTTGCTCCCAATACCTCTCGTGTAGAAAGCACTATAACGGCCCGTTACGGAATAAGGCAGCCCAATGAGCGTAAAATTGAAGTGCGTGATAGTGTTGTGGTGGTCAATAGTAAAGGAGATAAACTTACCTCCGAAAGGTTGGTTTGGGATGAGGATAAACATATCATCTATTCTGATAAATTTGTAAAAATTATATCTCCTGATAAGATTGTTCAGGGATACGGGTTTGAAGCCCCTGAAGATCTAAGTGTATACAAGTTTAAAAAATTAAGCGGCGAGGTTGATTTAAAGCAGCCAACAGTGCCGCAACAGCCTTAATTTGCTATCCTATTTTTACCCCTAGTTGCTTTTATAGCTGAATAAAGCATTGATTCTAATACTCTTCTATTCGTGTAACTACTTTCAAAAAAAAATTCCTAGATTAAAAAAATTTGTATCTTGCGCACCTAAAAACTAAAAGCGTAACTATAAAAGTAGAAGAATTATGTTGATGAATTTCTTACGCGAGCGTGCAGGATTTATTATTATCGGGTTTATCGGACTCGCGATTGTGGCCTTCATTGTGAGTGATATGTTTAAAGCCTCAAGTCCTTTTTTACAAGATGGACGCAATAAAGTAGGTGTTATTGCTGGTGAAGATGTTTCTTACCAAGATTTTAATGGTAAGGTTGAACAAAACATGGAAGCCATGAAGCAGCAAATGGGCGGTAATGTTCCTCCTCAAATGGCTGGCTATGCGCAAGAACAAGCCTGGAATCAAATGGTTCAGGAAATTGTTTTCAAAAAGCAAACTGAAAAAACAGGAATTACTGTTGGTGGTGAAGAATTGTTCGATCTAATCCAAGGTAAAAATCCTGATCCTCAAATTCGCAGAATCTTTGCCAACCCGCAGACTGGTGAGTTTGACCCAAAATCTGTTGTTACTTTCCTTAAAAATATGGAAACTAACGATCCTACCGGCGCTACCAAGAAGCAATGGTTAGATTTTGAGAAAAACCTGCAAAGCAACCGTGCTATCCAGAAATACATCAACATGGTGAGTGGTGCGATGTACGCTACTTCATTAGAATTGACTCAACTTAATGCTGCTAATACAAAATTGGCTAATGCTCGTTTAGTTGCAGTGCCTTATTCAACTGTTCCTGATGCAGAAATTAAAGTTGAAGACAGCGAGATCGAGAAATACTACAACGATAACAAATACAAATACAAACAAAAGCAAGATCAGCGTACAATTGAGTACGTTGTAATGGATGTTGTGCCTTCAAAAGAAGATTCATTGGCAGCTCAAAAAGACATTGACAAGGTTGCTGCTGACTTCAGAACTTCTACTCAGGACTCATTGTTTTATATGGCTAACGCTGATACCAAAATGCCTTTAACTTTCATGAAAAAGGCACAATTGGACGCTAAATTAGATACAGCGTTATTTAATGCTGCAGTAGGAACTGTATATGGACCTTATTTTGAAAACGGTGCATATAAAGTGGCCAAATTATTAGGTGTTAAAAATGTGCCTGATTCGGTAAAAGCTCGTCATATTCTAATTGGTGCACAAAAAGGCGGTTTAACGCCAGCTGGTGCAGCTAAAGCTGATAGCTTGAAAAAATTAGTTCAAAGTGGTAAAGCTTCATTTGCTGATTTAGCTAAAGCCAACTCTGATGACCCAGGATCGGGTGCTAAGGGTGGCGATTTAGGTTATTTTGGTCGTAACATGATGGTTCCTCAGTTTGAACAGGCTGCATTTAATGGAAAGCCAGGTGACTTAGTGGTTGTTCAAACTCAATTCGGAACACACTTAATTGAAGTTCAGGATCAGAAAAACGTTTCAAAAGCAGTTCAAGTTGCCGTAGTTGATCGTGTTTTCACTCCGAGTCAAAGCTCACGTCAAACTGCTTTTGCTAAAGCAAATAGCTTTGTTGCAGGAATTAAAGAGGCTAAGAGCTTTACTGAGGCTGCCGAAAAAGCGAAACTTGCTAAACGCATTTCAGATAACTTAAATGCAACAGGTTCAGAAATTCCAGGTTTAGAGTCATCAAGAGAGATTACTCGTTGGGCATTTAATGCTGAGCAAAACGATGTTTCGAATGTTTTTGAAACCGGCGATAAGTATGTTGTTGCTCACTTAATTCAAATCAGAAATAAAGGATATGTGCCTTTAGAGTACGTAAAATCAGAGATTGAGATTGCTGTTCGTCAACAGAAAAAAGCTGAGAAATTAACAGAAAAAGTTAAAGGTGCAATTGCGGGAGCAGCTTCAATTGATGCTGTGGCTCAAAAGCTAGGAGCTCCTGTTCAGCCATTACAAGGTGTTAGCTTTGGAAATCCAGTTCTTGAAGGAGCAGGAATGGAGCCGAAATTATACGGATCGATTTTCGGTTCTCAAGCCGGTAAAATTGGTAAACCTGTTGTTGGCGAGAAATCAGTTTATGCGTTTGTTGTTGATAGCTTTACCAATCCAACTCCAATTGCTGACATTAAAACATTCCGTCGTTCGGTAGAAATGATGCAAAAACAAGCTTCTGCTGCCGGAACTTTTGAGGCTTTACAAGACAAAGCTAAAATTGTTGATAACCGCGGAAAATTCTATTAGGATAAATAATCATCAACATAAAAAAGCGTTCCAATTCGGAACGCTTTTTTTGTTTTTTAGCTTTTTAGAATTGAAGTAAAACAAGATCGATCAGATTTAGTTATTTTTGTAATTAGTTTAATTTAAATCAGATATACCTTTAGTTCAGCATATGGAAATACAGGAACACATCGTTAATAAAGTTGCAAGCAGTGGTTTGATCAGTTTTGATCTTTCGGCGTATTATCATAATGGAGAACGCATTGAATATGATATAAAAGAAAACTTGTTTCATGGGTTAATACTAAGGGAAAAGGATTTTAGAGAGTTTGTAAAAGATCATGACTGGGCACAATATGAAGGCAAGAACGTAGCAATCATCTGTTCCGCTGATGCTATTGTGCCTACGTGGGCCTATATGTTGTTGGCAACAAAATTGGAGCCGTTTGTAAATCGTTTAGTGTTTGGCAACCTTGAGGTGTTAGAAACCGTCTTGTTTAGAGACGCATTAACAAAAATTGATCTAGAACAGTACCGTGATCAACGTGTTGTAGTGAAAGGTTGTGGTGATATTCCGGTTCCTGTTTCGGCCTATGTTGAAATTTCGGCATTACTTCGTCCGATAGTTAAAAGCATTATGTACGGAGAACCTTGTTCGACAGTTCCCTTGTACAAAAGGAAAGACTAAATTTGGTTAGTACGTTTGGTGAGTAAATTTATTTTATAGCAGCATTGCGAGAATCTTTACAATCGTTTAACTTGCCGCATGCTGCCTTTAAAACAGGAATATGAAAACTAAGCATTTTATCCTTTTTATTTTAACTCTTGTTGTATTACCCTTAGATGTTTTGCTGGCACAGGGGAAGTATGACCTTATCCCTCCTCCTTTTCAGGTAGGCGAAGAACTTAATTACAGGTTTAAGTATGGTTTTTTGAATTGTGCCGAAGGGGTAATGAGGGTAGAAGAATCCTCAAAAGAATTTAATAGTGTGAAGCCTTTTCGTTTAATAGCTAAAGGTGAAACTAAAAGTGCGGTTGCATTAATAACCAAGGTGCGTAATCGTTACGATTCTTATATAAATCCAGCAACGTTAAAGCCTTTTTTATTTACTGAGAGTGTTCGTGAAGGTACTTACAAAAGAGACAGCTACGCAAGTTTTGACCGGAAAAACAAAGTAGTCAATTCTAATAAAGGCTCTTTCCCTATTAGTGATAATACCCTTGATGTACTTTCCATACTTTATTATGCGCGTGCATTAGATTTGAATCAATTTTCAAAAGGCTCTAAGATTACTATTGATTTTTTTCTTGACGATCAAACTTATCCAATTGCCATTACTTATTTGGGAAATGAATATATAAAAACACCGTTCGGAAAGGTGGAATGCATGAAATTCTCTCCAGACGTAGCGGAGGGGCGCGTATTTCGGAAGAATAGTAAAATATATTTGTGGGTAACTAATGATGCCAATCGTGTTCCTGTTCGTGCAGAGGTTGAAATTTTAATCGGATCCCTTCGTCTGGATCTAATTGGATTTAAAAATCTTAAATATCCTGTAGGCTACACCGGTACTGCAGATACAGATAGAGCAGGCCGCTAAATTATTCATTATCATTCTATATATCGGTAATTTTCAGGCATCAATAAAATATTTAAGTAACTTTGCCCTTTAATTGACTTTTACAGGTTGATTAAAGGGTTTTATTATAATTAGATATTCAGACGATGATTTTGGTAGAGAACTCCCTGGTGCATGAAGATTTAATAAAGGAAGAATTTGTTTGTAATCTTAACCGCTGTAAAGGAGCATGTTGTGTGATGGGGAATTCGGGTGCCCCTTTAGAAGAGGAGGAGTTGAAGATTTTGGAAGAAATCTACCCAAAGGTAAAGCCTTATCTGACGGAAAAGGGAATTGCCGCCATTGAAAAGGATGGTGTTTATGTAAAAGACTTTGAGGATGATTATACAACAACCTGTGTTGATGGAGACAAAGAATGTGCTTATACCATTTTTGAAAATGGCATAGCCTTTTGCGGAATTGAGAAGGCTCATCGTGAAGGTATAATCGAATTTAAAAAGCCTATTTCTTGCCATTTATACCCTATTAGGATTACTAAGTATCCAGAGTTTGAGGTTTTGAATTACGACCGGTGGCATATTTGTGCTGCAGCATGCGAACACGGCAAGGCTCTCAAGGTCCCTGTTTATCAATTTCTAAAAGATCCCCTGATTCGCAAGTATGGCCAGCAGTGGTTTAAAGAATTGGAAGAGCAGGTTGCTGCTATGTAGCACATTCTTAATAAATTTTCATAAATTCGCCGCGAAAATTGCCTGTCCTTAACTGAAATAGAACAAGTAATTATTTAACATCAAGTAAACTTACAGTACGTGAAAGGAATTATTCTCGCAGGCGGTTCAGGAACTCGATTGCACCCGCTTACTTTGGCTATGAGCAAGCAGTTAATGCCTGTTTATGACAAACCTATGATTTATTATCCGCTTTCAACTTTAATGTTGGCAGGTATAAAGGAAATCTTAATTATCTCTACTCCACATGATTTACCTCATTTTGAAAGATTACTTGGAAACGGAGAATCATTAGGCTGTAAGTTCACATATAAGGTACAGGAGCAGCCAAATGGCCTGGCACAAGCTTTTGTTATTGGGGAAGAGTTTATTGGAGATGATGACGTGGCTCTAATCCTAGGAGATAATATCTTTTTTGCAGATGGATTAGCGGAGCTGCTCCAGACTTGTAATAAACCGGATGGCGGAATTGTATTTGCCTATCATGTTTCTGATCCTGAGCGTTACGGAGTGGTTGAATTTGATGCTGATCATAACGTTATATCGATCGAGGAAAAGCCTAAACACCCTAAATCGAATTTTGCAGTGCCTGGATTGTATTTCTACAATAACGAAGTTGTAAAGATTGCAAATGAAATTAAACCGTCGGCGCGTGGAGAGTACGAAATTACAGATGTAAATAATGTATATCTGCAAAAGGGTAAGCTTAAGGTAAGAACCCTCCATAGAGGAACAGCTTGGCTTGATACAGGTACTTTTGCCTCATTGATGCAAGCAGGTCAATTTGTACAGGTTATTGAAGAGCGTCAGGGCTTAAAAATCGGTTGCATTGAAGAGGTGGCATACCGAATGGGCTTTATCAATGCTGAGCAGCTAAATAAAATTGCTGAACCATTAAAGAAAAGTGGTTATGGTACTTATTTGCATAATTTGTTAAATCAACAAGAAGTTTACTTATAGTCAAGTAATAGATACAGGAAGGGGAACAAAACGATTGTATCCGCATAAGAACCTTTAAAAGTCAATTATACACATGAAACATATTAGCCAGGAATTAAAGCAGTTTTCGAAGCAAATTAAATTCGCACTTGATAATTACAAACCACATGGTATCGATAAAAGCAAATTATCTAACATAATAATCTGCGGTATGGGTGGTTCTGGAATTGCAGGTCGTATCGTTAAAGGGTATTTCAATGATAAAATTGACCTGCCTGTTGAAGTGGTTAATGATTATAACTTACCTCGTTATGTAGGTTCGAAAACACTGGCAATTTTCTGTTCATATTCTGGTAATACCGAAGAAACTATTGCTGCATATAAAGTTGCACAAGAAAAAGGTTGTCAGATAATTGTCATTACCTGTGGGGGTGAATTGCAAAAAATGGCTGAACATTATGGTCATTTAGTGTATAATGTAGAAGGAGGACTTCAGCCTCGTATGGCTTTGGGTAGCCCTTTGACTTATTTGTTCTTAGTGTTTTTTGATTTATTAGGTCAATATAAGAATGCCGATATTCAAAAAATTGCTGAGTTTGTAGTAAATAGCGATGATTACATTGTGCAAACTTCAGAAATTGTAGCTCGTTTTGAGCCTTCAATCAGAAGCAAGTTTGTAATCATTACCGATACATTCTTTGAAGGGGTTGCAACACGTTTTGCTCAGCAAATTCAAGAAAATGCTAAGTTGGAAGCCTTTGTTCATGTTTTACCGGAGGCTAATCATAATGTGATTGAAAGTTATTACAACAAGCCGGAAACCAACTTTATTTTCTTAAACAGCCGCAATAATCACCGTACTAACTTGCGTTTTGCTTTCGTTAAAGAATTGTTGAATAAGTTTGATGCTTCAATGATGGAATTATTAGTAAAAGATAATTCACTAAACACCTTATTCCACATTATTTATCAATTGGATTGGTTATCACTGCAAGTTGCAGATAAAACTGCTGCAGTTTCTAACCAAATAGCAAACATCAACGCGCTTAAAGATTTTTTAAGTAAACAATAATCTATTGCGAGGAGTAAAGAGTAAAAATTTACGCCTCGTATTTCATTTATAATTTTTTTCATATTGAAAACAGCCTTAATTACCGGGGTAACCGGACAGGATGGAGCTTACTTAGCGGAATTTTTGCTAAAAAAGGGCTACTTCGTTCATGGTCTTAAGAGGCGAAGCTCGCTATTCAATACAGATCGTATTGATCACTTGTACCAAGATCCGCATGAAGAGAACTTGCATTTCAAACTGCATTATAGCGACCTGACTGACTCCACCAACCTTATTCGTATAATTCAGGAAACTCAACCTGACGAAATTTACAATCTGGCAGCAATGAGCCACGTAAAGGTAAGTTTTGATACCCCTGAGTATACTGCTAATGCGGATGGATTGGGTACATTAAGGATTTTGGAAGCTGTTCGCTTGCTTGGATTAACTGAAAAAACAAGAGTTTACCAGGCTTCAACTTCAGAACTGTATGGCTTGGTACAGGCTGTTCCACAAAGTGAAACTACCCCGTTTTATCCACGTTCACCATATGCCGTAGCCAAACTTTATGGCTATTGGATTACGGTGAATTATCGTGAAGCCTATAAGATGTTCGCATGTAATGGCATTTTGTTTAATCACGAAAGCCCGATTAGAGGGGAAACTTTTGTTACTCGTAAAATTACCCGGGCAGCTGCCAAGATTGCCTTGGGATTGCAGGATAAGCTATACTTAGGGAACTTAGATGCACAACGTGATTGGGGACATGCTAAAGATTATGTTGAGGCAATGTGGTTGATTTTACAACAAGAACAACCGGAAGATTATGTAATTGCAACCGGTGTAACCACTCGCGTTCGTGACTTTGTTAAACTGGCATTTGCAGAGCTGGGAATTGAGTTGGAATTCAGCGGTAAAAATGAAAATGAGAAGGGAGTAATTATCGATGTAAATCAAGATCGCTTGAAAGAGCTTGGGATTGATAATTCAAACTTGCACTTAGGTACTACTGTAGTAAAAGTTGATCCTAAATATTACCGCCCAACGGAGGTTGATTTGTTATTAGGCGATCCAACTAAAGCCAACGAAAAATTAGGATGGAAGCCTAAATACGATCTTCAGGGATTAGTAACTGATATGGTACTGTCTGATCTTCATTTAATGAAGAAAGATAAGTATCTGGCTGATGGAGGATTTAAAACCCTGAATTATTTTGAATAGACAATTTTACCGAACCTGTATGACCTTTTTTAGATTCTTAAAAGTAGTTTCCTTTCTTTTAGTCTTAACCCTGTTTTTTTCTTCAAATGTTTTAGCCCAAGATGCCGGGCTAACAATGCAAAATTTGTCAACGGTAAAAGTTGATAATCTTACGGACGACCAAATTCGTCAGTTTATGGCTCAGGCTCAAAAAAGTGGGTTTACAGAAACCCAGTTAGAGCAACTTGCCATGCAAAAAGGTATGCCAGCAACAGAACTTGCCAAATTGCGGGAGCGTATTACTCGTTTAGGAGGCTATACAGGATTGCAAAAAACGTCTGACGCTAAAACTAAAGGTAACGACAAAGATAAATTAAGGGGTTTTGATGAAAAGGAGTTAGATGAGAATCCATCGCAGGACTCAACTTTAAAAAAGAGTAAAATTTTTGGAGCAGAGCTTTTCAATAATAAAAAATTGAGTTTTGAGCCAAATCTGAAAATGGCAACCCCTCAGGGATATCAATTAGGCCCTGGTGATGAATTGTTGCTGGATATTTATGGTTATTCTGAAGCTAATTACCAATTAACGGTTAGCCCTGAAGGATCCATTAGAATTCCTTACGTTGGTCCGGTTTCAGTG
Above is a window of Solitalea lacus DNA encoding:
- the gmd gene encoding GDP-mannose 4,6-dehydratase, whose translation is MKTALITGVTGQDGAYLAEFLLKKGYFVHGLKRRSSLFNTDRIDHLYQDPHEENLHFKLHYSDLTDSTNLIRIIQETQPDEIYNLAAMSHVKVSFDTPEYTANADGLGTLRILEAVRLLGLTEKTRVYQASTSELYGLVQAVPQSETTPFYPRSPYAVAKLYGYWITVNYREAYKMFACNGILFNHESPIRGETFVTRKITRAAAKIALGLQDKLYLGNLDAQRDWGHAKDYVEAMWLILQQEQPEDYVIATGVTTRVRDFVKLAFAELGIELEFSGKNENEKGVIIDVNQDRLKELGIDNSNLHLGTTVVKVDPKYYRPTEVDLLLGDPTKANEKLGWKPKYDLQGLVTDMVLSDLHLMKKDKYLADGGFKTLNYFE
- the rfbA gene encoding glucose-1-phosphate thymidylyltransferase RfbA; this translates as MKGIILAGGSGTRLHPLTLAMSKQLMPVYDKPMIYYPLSTLMLAGIKEILIISTPHDLPHFERLLGNGESLGCKFTYKVQEQPNGLAQAFVIGEEFIGDDDVALILGDNIFFADGLAELLQTCNKPDGGIVFAYHVSDPERYGVVEFDADHNVISIEEKPKHPKSNFAVPGLYFYNNEVVKIANEIKPSARGEYEITDVNNVYLQKGKLKVRTLHRGTAWLDTGTFASLMQAGQFVQVIEERQGLKIGCIEEVAYRMGFINAEQLNKIAEPLKKSGYGTYLHNLLNQQEVYL
- a CDS encoding bifunctional phosphoglucose/phosphomannose isomerase codes for the protein MKHISQELKQFSKQIKFALDNYKPHGIDKSKLSNIIICGMGGSGIAGRIVKGYFNDKIDLPVEVVNDYNLPRYVGSKTLAIFCSYSGNTEETIAAYKVAQEKGCQIIVITCGGELQKMAEHYGHLVYNVEGGLQPRMALGSPLTYLFLVFFDLLGQYKNADIQKIAEFVVNSDDYIVQTSEIVARFEPSIRSKFVIITDTFFEGVATRFAQQIQENAKLEAFVHVLPEANHNVIESYYNKPETNFIFLNSRNNHRTNLRFAFVKELLNKFDASMMELLVKDNSLNTLFHIIYQLDWLSLQVADKTAAVSNQIANINALKDFLSKQ